From the candidate division KSB1 bacterium genome, one window contains:
- a CDS encoding acyl-CoA synthetase translates to MQDSASLPLFAAAGRQPGRLALVTTEGRFSHGDLLSLSAGAATVLLNGSSDFAETRVALLAPPSLHFVAALLGIWRAGGIAVPLAATHPPAELEYVLHDCGAEVLVVHPELAARLPPLTSFPRLRLVYTSELQPAVAAALPGITAGRRGLIIYTSGTTSKPKGVVLTHGNLAAQVSALLTAWEWSPDDYILNVLPLHHVHGLINVLTCALWAGATCELMPVFEAGRVWQRFMSGCVTLFMAVPTIYSKLIAAWEAAPPHQQQAMSAACAKLRLMVSGSAALPVAVLEKWQALSGHVLLERYGMTEIGMALSNPLHGRRRPGCVGTPLPGVTVRLVDENGRAVAAGTPGEIQVKGANVFREYWGKPEATQQAFREGWFCTGDLAVFEDGAYRILGRLTTDIIKTGGYKVAALEIEEVLRQHPAVADCSIVGLPDAVWGERVAALLMLRPGAALNAAELRHWAAAYLAPYKIPTLVQFAPELPRNAMGKVIKAEVTRMLQAECKEESQ, encoded by the coding sequence ATGCAAGACTCTGCCTCCCTGCCACTTTTCGCAGCGGCCGGCCGGCAGCCGGGCCGTCTGGCGCTGGTCACCACGGAGGGCCGATTTTCCCATGGTGACTTGCTCTCCCTCTCCGCCGGCGCGGCGACAGTCTTGTTGAACGGTTCCAGCGATTTCGCCGAAACAAGGGTGGCGCTGCTGGCACCGCCAAGCCTGCATTTCGTAGCGGCGTTGCTGGGCATTTGGCGTGCCGGCGGCATTGCCGTGCCGCTGGCGGCCACGCATCCGCCCGCGGAGTTGGAATACGTGCTGCACGATTGCGGCGCCGAGGTGCTGGTGGTGCATCCGGAGCTTGCCGCGCGCCTGCCGCCGTTGACCTCCTTCCCGCGGTTGCGGCTGGTATACACCAGCGAGCTGCAGCCCGCCGTCGCCGCGGCCCTGCCCGGGATCACAGCCGGCAGGCGCGGCCTGATCATTTACACCAGCGGCACCACCAGCAAGCCCAAAGGCGTGGTTTTGACACACGGCAACCTCGCGGCGCAAGTCAGCGCCCTGCTCACCGCCTGGGAATGGTCGCCCGATGATTACATTCTGAACGTCCTGCCGTTGCATCATGTGCATGGTTTGATCAATGTCTTGACATGCGCCTTGTGGGCGGGTGCGACCTGCGAGCTGATGCCGGTCTTCGAAGCCGGCCGGGTTTGGCAAAGATTCATGAGCGGCTGCGTCACGTTGTTCATGGCAGTACCCACGATTTACAGCAAACTGATTGCAGCCTGGGAGGCGGCGCCGCCGCATCAGCAGCAGGCCATGTCTGCCGCCTGCGCGAAACTGCGGCTGATGGTTTCCGGTTCCGCCGCCCTGCCGGTGGCCGTGCTGGAAAAATGGCAAGCCCTGAGCGGGCACGTTTTGCTCGAGCGCTACGGCATGACAGAAATCGGCATGGCGCTTTCCAACCCGCTGCATGGCAGGCGCCGGCCGGGCTGTGTCGGCACGCCTTTGCCGGGCGTAACCGTGCGGCTGGTGGATGAAAACGGCCGCGCAGTCGCCGCGGGCACACCGGGCGAAATCCAGGTGAAAGGCGCGAACGTGTTTCGAGAGTATTGGGGAAAACCCGAGGCCACCCAACAGGCATTTCGCGAGGGCTGGTTTTGCACGGGCGACCTCGCCGTGTTTGAAGACGGCGCGTATCGCATTCTCGGCCGCCTCACGACAGACATCATCAAAACCGGCGGCTACAAAGTCGCGGCGCTGGAGATTGAGGAGGTATTGCGGCAGCATCCCGCCGTGGCGGATTGCAGCATTGTCGGCCTGCCCGATGCCGTATGGGGAGAGCGCGTCGCTGCGCTGCTCATGTTGCGACCGGGCGCGGCTCTCAACGCGGCGGAGCTGCGCCACTGGGCGGCTGCGTACCTGGCGCCCTACAAGATCCCCACTCTGGTGCAGTTCGCCCCCGAACTGCCGCGCAACGCGATGGGCAAGGTCATCAAAGCCGAGGTCACCCGCATGCTGCAGGCGGAATGCAAAGAAGAAAGCCAGTGA
- a CDS encoding UDP-glucose/GDP-mannose dehydrogenase family protein, with the protein MKVAVVGTGYVGLVAGTCFADSGNEVVCVDVDEEKINKLRRGEIPIYEPGLEEMVKQNMREERLFFTTDIKPAVEQAQIIFIAVGTPPDEDGSADLKYVLAVARDIGRYMNGYKIIVNKSTVPIGTADKVCAEIKKHTQHDFAVVSNPEFLKEGAAIEDFTRPDRVVIGTRDARAIEVMRTLYAPFVRSGNPIIVMDERSAELTKYAANALLATKISFINEIANLCERVGADIDMVRKGIGTDSRIGPYFIFPGTGYGGSCFPKDVQALMRTAKDHGLPLAIVKAVEEVNERQKTILLDKIKAYFKNDLRGRVFAMWGLAFKPKTDDMREAPAIAMINALTAEGARVQGHDPEALREAARIFKDRIGRDLFLFQKRYDALEGADALIIMTEWNAFREPDFYLIKETLKHPAIFDGRNLYDPKRMKKIGIDYFSIGRPCA; encoded by the coding sequence GTGAAAGTAGCAGTTGTAGGCACAGGATACGTCGGCCTGGTGGCCGGCACCTGCTTTGCCGATTCCGGCAATGAAGTGGTCTGTGTCGATGTCGATGAAGAGAAAATCAACAAGCTCCGCCGCGGCGAAATTCCCATCTATGAGCCCGGCCTGGAGGAGATGGTCAAACAAAATATGCGGGAGGAACGGCTGTTCTTCACCACCGACATCAAACCGGCGGTGGAGCAGGCGCAGATCATCTTCATCGCCGTCGGCACGCCCCCGGATGAGGACGGCTCCGCCGATTTGAAATACGTGCTGGCGGTGGCGCGTGACATCGGCAGATACATGAACGGCTACAAGATCATCGTCAACAAAAGCACCGTTCCGATCGGCACGGCCGACAAGGTGTGTGCGGAAATCAAGAAGCATACCCAGCACGATTTTGCCGTGGTGTCCAATCCCGAATTTCTCAAAGAGGGCGCCGCCATCGAGGATTTCACCCGTCCCGATCGCGTGGTGATCGGCACGCGCGATGCGCGCGCCATTGAAGTCATGCGCACGCTTTACGCGCCGTTCGTGCGCTCCGGCAATCCCATCATCGTCATGGATGAGCGCAGCGCCGAGCTGACCAAGTATGCCGCCAATGCCCTGCTCGCCACCAAAATCTCCTTCATCAACGAGATTGCCAACCTGTGCGAGCGGGTCGGCGCGGACATCGACATGGTGCGCAAAGGCATCGGCACCGACAGCCGCATCGGGCCCTACTTCATCTTCCCCGGCACGGGCTACGGCGGCTCCTGCTTCCCCAAAGACGTGCAGGCGCTGATGCGCACCGCCAAGGATCACGGTCTGCCGCTCGCCATCGTCAAGGCGGTCGAGGAAGTCAATGAACGCCAGAAAACGATTTTGCTCGACAAGATCAAAGCCTATTTCAAGAACGATTTGCGCGGCCGGGTCTTTGCCATGTGGGGACTGGCGTTCAAGCCCAAAACCGATGACATGCGCGAAGCGCCGGCGATCGCGATGATCAACGCCCTCACGGCCGAAGGTGCGCGCGTGCAGGGGCACGATCCCGAAGCGCTCAGAGAAGCCGCCCGCATTTTCAAAGACCGCATTGGCCGCGATTTGTTCCTGTTTCAGAAGCGTTACGATGCCCTGGAGGGCGCGGATGCGCTGATCATCATGACCGAATGGAATGCCTTCCGCGAGCCGGATTTTTACCTGATCAAAGAAACCCTCAAACATCCCGCCATCTTTGACGGCCGCAACCTCTACGACCCCAAACGCATGAAGAAAATCGGCATCGACTATTTTTCCATCGGCCGGCCTTGCGCCTGA
- a CDS encoding mismatch-specific DNA-glycosylase, with the protein MSSLRRKSRTPSLTLPDYLRPGLQLLFIGLNPGRYSAQTGKYFARPSNRFWPALSASGLLGGSVQAGDEAMLLERGIGFTDVVKRATGQIGELTAQEIAAGARALRRKLERHAPRVACVIGVSGMRWLFALPQRERIEPGPQPWRIATTVFYLLPSTSPANAHYRREQIVAEFRRCANWLAAHGIRFC; encoded by the coding sequence GTGTCATCTCTGCGCCGAAAATCCCGAACTCCCTCCCTCACCCTGCCCGATTATCTGCGGCCGGGGTTGCAACTGCTTTTCATCGGCCTCAATCCCGGCCGCTATTCCGCACAAACAGGGAAATATTTTGCGCGCCCTTCCAATCGTTTCTGGCCGGCGCTGTCCGCCAGCGGCCTGCTGGGTGGTTCCGTGCAGGCGGGCGACGAGGCCATGCTGCTGGAGCGCGGCATCGGCTTCACCGACGTGGTGAAACGCGCCACCGGCCAGATCGGCGAATTGACCGCGCAGGAAATCGCCGCCGGCGCCCGGGCCTTGCGCCGCAAGCTCGAACGCCACGCGCCCAGGGTGGCATGTGTGATTGGTGTGAGCGGCATGCGCTGGCTGTTTGCTCTGCCGCAGCGGGAGAGAATCGAACCCGGGCCGCAGCCATGGCGCATCGCAACGACGGTTTTCTATCTCCTGCCCTCCACCAGCCCTGCCAATGCGCACTATCGCCGCGAGCAAATCGTGGCAGAATTCCGGCGCTGCGCAAACTGGCTGGCCGCACACGGCATTCGTTTTTGCTGA
- the lspA gene encoding signal peptidase II translates to MPQYLRRNLLVALLAAASCVGCDQLTKRLAKSILRESGPQSYLADFLRFHYTENPGVAFSLGSNWPDEVRLVLFIIAPAVCLLLLLLYMLRAHSRGAAHLLALGLVLGGGMGNLLDRVLHQGRVIDFLNLGIGTFRTAVFNLADTAISLGMLMLLITSFLPEPQGVAAAPERHGE, encoded by the coding sequence ATGCCGCAGTATCTCAGGCGCAACCTGCTCGTCGCCCTGCTGGCGGCGGCCAGTTGTGTGGGTTGTGACCAGCTCACCAAACGTCTGGCCAAGTCGATTCTCCGGGAAAGCGGACCGCAATCCTATCTCGCCGATTTCCTCCGTTTCCACTACACCGAAAATCCGGGTGTAGCCTTCAGCCTGGGCTCAAACTGGCCGGACGAAGTGCGGCTGGTGTTGTTCATCATTGCCCCGGCGGTATGTCTGTTGCTTTTGCTGTTATACATGCTGCGCGCTCACAGCCGCGGAGCGGCCCATCTGCTGGCCTTGGGGCTGGTGTTGGGCGGCGGGATGGGCAACCTGCTGGATCGCGTCTTGCACCAGGGCCGCGTGATCGACTTTCTCAACCTCGGCATCGGCACGTTTCGCACCGCGGTCTTCAATCTGGCGGATACCGCCATCTCGCTGGGCATGCTCATGTTGTTGATCACTTCCTTTCTGCCGGAGCCACAGGGCGTGGCGGCCGCGCCCGAGCGTCACGGCGAGTGA
- the nth gene encoding endonuclease III, translating to MSRTTEAAEKARRQRVVRTLRRLYPAAACALVHRNPFELLVATILSAQSTDKTVNEVTPALFRAFPTPAALAQAKPAEVEKLIHATGFFRNKARHLIACAQRLVSEHGGRVPASMAELTALPGVGRKTANVVLGNAFGINDGVVVDTHVQRLARRLGLTAEKTPEKIERDLMAIVPRKEWTLFSHRLILHGRHICRARKPRCGACTLAPDCPAREI from the coding sequence ATGAGCCGGACGACAGAGGCAGCGGAAAAGGCGCGGCGGCAGCGCGTAGTGCGCACGCTGCGGCGGCTGTACCCCGCGGCCGCCTGCGCGCTGGTGCATCGCAACCCCTTTGAGCTGCTGGTCGCCACGATTTTATCAGCGCAATCCACCGACAAAACCGTCAATGAGGTGACGCCCGCCCTGTTTCGCGCCTTTCCCACGCCGGCGGCGCTGGCGCAGGCGAAGCCGGCCGAGGTGGAAAAGCTGATTCATGCCACGGGTTTCTTTCGCAACAAGGCGCGCCATCTCATCGCCTGTGCGCAGCGCCTGGTCAGTGAGCACGGCGGCCGGGTGCCGGCCAGCATGGCTGAGCTGACTGCGCTGCCGGGTGTCGGCCGCAAGACCGCCAATGTCGTGCTGGGCAATGCCTTCGGCATCAATGATGGTGTGGTGGTAGATACCCACGTGCAGCGGCTCGCCCGGCGGCTGGGGTTGACCGCGGAAAAAACGCCGGAGAAAATCGAGCGGGATTTGATGGCGATCGTGCCCAGAAAGGAATGGACTCTTTTTTCCCACCGCCTTATATTGCACGGCCGGCATATCTGCCGTGCCCGCAAACCCAGGTGCGGCGCGTGTACCCTGGCACCTGACTGTCCTGCAAGGGAAATTTGA
- the liaF gene encoding cell wall-active antibiotics response protein LiaF → MSANECTGSRFFWGGMLILLGTLLLLDRLELLSFRETIRNFWPLILVAIGARMILFPKNREESTITVSPTAGADSASFIGSTVAGDYLNENRFIGDIHLQVRSDDFKGGAVSTFIGEQKFDLSGIAILGGERALVVSGFIGDATLILPKTIPCLVHVSTGIGDLVVFGKKESGLGLNKVFKSPDYDHATARLNVRISFVIGDVTIL, encoded by the coding sequence ATGAGTGCAAACGAGTGCACCGGCAGCCGGTTTTTCTGGGGCGGGATGCTGATCCTGTTGGGGACACTCCTGCTGCTCGACCGGCTCGAGCTGCTGAGTTTTCGGGAGACGATTCGCAACTTCTGGCCACTGATTCTGGTGGCCATCGGCGCCAGGATGATTTTGTTTCCCAAAAACCGGGAGGAAAGCACGATTACAGTCAGCCCTACAGCCGGCGCAGACAGTGCCAGTTTCATCGGCAGCACGGTGGCCGGCGATTACCTCAACGAAAATCGCTTCATTGGCGACATTCACCTGCAAGTGCGCAGCGATGATTTCAAGGGCGGGGCCGTCTCCACTTTCATCGGCGAACAGAAATTCGACCTCTCCGGCATTGCCATCTTGGGCGGCGAACGCGCCTTGGTTGTCTCCGGTTTTATCGGCGACGCCACCCTGATTTTGCCCAAGACGATTCCCTGCCTGGTGCATGTGAGCACGGGAATCGGCGACCTGGTGGTTTTCGGCAAAAAGGAAAGCGGGCTGGGCCTCAACAAAGTGTTCAAATCACCGGATTATGACCATGCCACCGCGCGCCTGAACGTGCGCATCTCCTTCGTGATCGGAGACGTGACCATTTTATGA
- the polX gene encoding DNA polymerase/3'-5' exonuclease PolX, with protein MDKKQVIEILEEIGTLLELKGENPFKTRAYANAARALRGVSEDLHELIAGNRLREIKGIGEAISEKITTLVTTGTLTYYEELRRSFPPGIMELLHIPGLGPKKVRKLLDELGVASINDLEKACREGRVAGLEGFSAKSQQNLLDGIAQIRRYASRHLYHHAEQAARPLFEAVKTHAKVIRAELAGSLRRHRETVKDIDIVASCKKADRAAIMAFFTALPGVQSVIAQGDTKSTVLLSNGMQADLRLASDREFPYLLHHLTGSAEHNIAMRSHALKLGIKVSEWGLFQGETLIRCEDEAALFAALGMSYVPPELREDMGEIEAALRHEIPVLVEKKDVRGVLHCHSTYSDGANSLAEMAQACQALGFEYLGICDHSMSVAYAKGLSPERVKEQHREIDRLNAGFRNFHIFKGTECDILPDGRLDYPDKVLASFDFVIASIHSSMNMSEAQATKRLIKAMEHPAVRILGHPTGRLLLSRDGYPINHQRVIEAAAELGVSIEINASPHRFDLDWRYVKYARDRGVLLSINPDAHDRAGIADIFYGVGIARKGWLRKADVLNTKSAQEIAQWFQAKRS; from the coding sequence ATGGACAAGAAACAAGTCATCGAAATTCTCGAAGAAATCGGCACCCTGTTGGAGCTCAAGGGCGAAAACCCCTTCAAGACACGCGCCTATGCCAATGCGGCGCGCGCGCTGCGCGGCGTTTCCGAGGATTTGCACGAGCTGATCGCGGGCAACCGCTTGCGCGAGATCAAGGGCATCGGCGAGGCGATTTCCGAGAAGATCACCACCCTGGTGACCACGGGCACACTCACATACTACGAGGAGCTGCGCCGCTCCTTTCCGCCGGGCATCATGGAGCTGCTGCACATTCCCGGACTGGGGCCCAAGAAGGTCAGAAAATTGCTGGATGAGCTGGGCGTGGCTTCGATCAACGATCTGGAAAAAGCCTGCCGCGAGGGTCGTGTCGCCGGGCTGGAGGGCTTCAGTGCCAAAAGCCAGCAAAACTTGCTGGACGGCATCGCGCAGATCCGGCGCTATGCCAGCCGGCATCTGTATCATCATGCCGAGCAGGCAGCACGGCCCCTGTTCGAGGCGGTGAAAACGCATGCCAAAGTCATCCGCGCCGAGCTGGCCGGCAGCCTGCGCCGCCACCGCGAAACGGTGAAGGATATTGACATCGTGGCGAGCTGCAAAAAGGCGGACCGGGCCGCAATCATGGCGTTTTTCACCGCACTGCCCGGCGTGCAGAGCGTCATTGCGCAGGGCGATACCAAAAGCACCGTGCTGCTGTCAAACGGCATGCAGGCGGATTTGCGGCTGGCAAGCGACCGGGAATTTCCTTATCTTCTCCATCACCTGACCGGCTCGGCGGAACACAACATTGCCATGCGCAGTCACGCGCTCAAGCTCGGCATCAAGGTGAGTGAATGGGGCCTGTTCCAGGGCGAGACCCTGATTCGCTGTGAGGACGAAGCCGCTCTTTTTGCCGCGCTCGGCATGAGCTATGTGCCGCCCGAGTTGCGGGAAGACATGGGCGAGATCGAAGCGGCGCTGCGGCACGAGATTCCGGTGCTGGTGGAGAAAAAGGATGTGCGCGGGGTGCTGCACTGCCATTCCACCTACAGCGACGGCGCCAATTCGCTGGCCGAGATGGCGCAGGCGTGCCAGGCGTTGGGCTTCGAGTACCTCGGCATTTGCGACCACAGCATGTCGGTCGCCTACGCCAAGGGCCTGTCACCGGAGCGTGTCAAGGAGCAGCACCGCGAGATTGACCGCCTCAATGCCGGTTTCCGGAATTTTCACATTTTCAAAGGCACGGAATGCGACATTCTGCCGGACGGCAGACTGGACTATCCCGACAAGGTGCTGGCGAGTTTCGACTTTGTGATCGCCTCCATCCACAGCAGCATGAACATGAGCGAGGCCCAGGCCACCAAACGTTTGATCAAGGCCATGGAGCACCCGGCGGTGCGGATTCTCGGCCACCCCACCGGCCGGTTGCTGCTCAGCCGTGACGGGTATCCGATCAACCATCAGCGCGTGATCGAGGCGGCGGCCGAGCTGGGCGTCAGCATCGAAATCAATGCCAGCCCGCACCGCTTCGATTTGGACTGGCGCTACGTCAAGTATGCGCGCGATCGCGGCGTGCTGCTCAGCATCAATCCCGATGCCCATGACCGCGCGGGCATCGCGGACATTTTTTACGGCGTGGGCATTGCCCGCAAGGGCTGGCTGCGCAAGGCCGACGTTCTGAACACGAAATCGGCCCAAGAAATCGCCCAATGGTTTCAGGCCAAACGATCATGA
- a CDS encoding DUF2723 domain-containing protein has protein sequence MQNLSAPLTRSSFTTPGALLAAALSCATYWRTLAPTVSFGNAGEFIACAYILGVPHPPGAPLYLLLGRLFTLLPLGGEIAWRVNLISALASAVTVLLTYLIILRLLRRCLPATSSGQQVVAALLGSLALAFSDSFWFNAVSADVHALSLCLTALVIWLALRWAEAPATLPALRHLVLALYLIALAVGVHLLNVLTIPVVLLLMYFETRPWHWHKWFALLLLLGLALCFLLPGSLQGLPLPAPLAKLGGVPALVCGLLMVLVAAGRREFPMARLAGAALFLIVLGYSTYLTVFIRSNLDPAIDGNDPQNWTQLASYFSREQDGGEDLFSRLLVRKAPLWDYQIKARYLRYLGWQFFGRSGEAAQQRGTLLWQGLGGLPFLLGVIGMFYHFRRHPQDASLVALLFVMTGLALVIYLNQTPGQPREHDYAYVGSYLAFAIWIGMGAQMLFEKAAAAPYRLTVIQLGLASLLVLAVPVNLLQHNFHRRNRQGNYTAADYARNLLSTCAPDAILFTNGDHDTFPLWYMQQVERFRRDVSVVNLGLLHAPWYVRQLQTRPPRVPLPRRAGEPDSLRLRPWPEPRMIHLPITNAAAWRDFTTAGDSARPPYAMTILVNPTHQGRFLRPQDRLIIDIISANQFQRPVYFGGDVPNENLAGLQPHLRNEGLARRLLPVPGHTEAPELLATNLLTVYRYRNLANPKVYLDDLERGVAEHYRSHFLTLVQHALHRGAREQARALLQRFEQILPETKFPFPSFAAALELTRCYWQAGDTMQVRARLEQAARQRRLRPEQGVEIAKFYWHLLQDGPRAQEVLTRILARLPQYQPARELQAEIASHR, from the coding sequence ATGCAGAACCTGTCTGCGCCACTCACCCGTTCCTCCTTCACCACGCCGGGTGCCTTGCTCGCGGCCGCGTTGAGCTGCGCCACCTACTGGCGCACTCTGGCACCCACTGTTTCGTTTGGGAATGCCGGGGAGTTCATCGCGTGTGCTTACATTTTGGGTGTGCCCCATCCACCGGGCGCACCGCTTTATTTGCTGCTCGGCCGGCTGTTCACGCTGTTGCCGCTGGGCGGGGAAATTGCGTGGCGCGTCAATCTCATCTCCGCTCTTGCCAGCGCCGTTACGGTTCTGCTCACCTACCTGATCATCCTGCGCCTGCTTCGCCGCTGCCTGCCTGCCACCTCCAGCGGCCAGCAGGTGGTTGCCGCGCTGCTCGGCAGCCTGGCACTGGCTTTCAGCGACAGCTTCTGGTTCAATGCCGTGAGCGCCGACGTGCATGCGCTTTCCCTCTGCCTGACCGCCCTGGTCATCTGGCTGGCGCTGCGCTGGGCCGAGGCACCAGCCACCCTGCCGGCGCTGCGCCACCTCGTGCTCGCCCTCTATCTCATCGCTTTGGCGGTGGGTGTGCACCTGCTCAATGTCCTGACGATTCCTGTGGTACTGCTGCTGATGTATTTTGAAACCCGGCCGTGGCACTGGCACAAATGGTTTGCCTTGCTGCTGCTGCTGGGTTTGGCGCTTTGCTTTCTGCTACCCGGCAGTTTGCAAGGCCTTCCTTTGCCCGCGCCTCTTGCCAAACTGGGAGGCGTGCCGGCTTTGGTGTGCGGGCTGCTCATGGTGCTGGTCGCTGCCGGCCGCCGGGAGTTCCCCATGGCAAGGCTTGCGGGTGCCGCCTTGTTCCTGATCGTGCTCGGTTATTCGACTTATTTGACCGTGTTCATTCGTTCAAATCTCGATCCGGCGATCGACGGGAACGATCCCCAAAACTGGACGCAGCTCGCGAGCTATTTCAGTCGCGAGCAAGATGGCGGCGAAGACTTGTTCAGCCGGCTGCTGGTGCGCAAAGCGCCGCTGTGGGATTATCAGATCAAAGCGAGGTATCTGCGCTACCTGGGCTGGCAGTTCTTCGGCCGCAGCGGCGAGGCCGCACAACAACGCGGCACGCTGCTATGGCAGGGGCTTGGGGGGCTGCCCTTTCTGCTGGGCGTGATCGGCATGTTTTATCACTTCCGCCGCCACCCGCAAGACGCCAGCCTGGTGGCCCTGTTGTTCGTGATGACCGGCCTTGCCCTGGTCATCTATCTCAACCAGACGCCGGGGCAGCCGCGCGAGCACGATTACGCCTATGTGGGTTCCTACCTCGCCTTTGCGATTTGGATTGGCATGGGGGCGCAGATGCTTTTTGAGAAGGCCGCCGCCGCGCCCTACCGCTTGACCGTCATCCAGCTCGGGCTGGCTTCGTTGCTGGTGCTGGCGGTGCCGGTCAATCTGTTGCAGCATAATTTTCACCGCCGGAATCGCCAAGGCAATTACACCGCCGCGGATTATGCCCGCAACTTGCTGAGCACCTGCGCACCCGATGCCATTCTCTTCACCAATGGCGACCATGACACTTTTCCGTTGTGGTATATGCAGCAAGTTGAGCGCTTTCGCCGCGACGTGAGCGTCGTCAACCTCGGCCTGTTGCATGCGCCCTGGTATGTGCGACAACTGCAAACGCGGCCGCCGCGCGTGCCGCTTCCTCGGCGCGCCGGCGAGCCCGACTCGCTGCGTTTGCGGCCCTGGCCGGAACCGCGGATGATTCACCTTCCCATTACCAACGCCGCGGCATGGCGGGATTTCACCACGGCCGGCGACTCCGCGAGGCCGCCATATGCCATGACGATCCTCGTGAATCCCACCCATCAGGGCCGCTTCCTGCGGCCGCAAGACCGCCTGATCATCGACATCATCTCCGCCAATCAATTCCAGCGGCCGGTCTATTTTGGCGGCGACGTTCCCAACGAGAACCTCGCCGGCTTGCAGCCCCATCTGCGCAACGAGGGTTTGGCGCGCCGGCTGCTGCCGGTGCCCGGCCACACGGAAGCACCGGAGCTGCTGGCGACAAACCTGCTCACGGTGTACCGCTACCGCAATCTCGCCAACCCCAAAGTGTATCTCGACGACCTGGAACGCGGCGTGGCAGAGCACTACCGTTCTCACTTTCTCACGCTGGTGCAGCACGCGCTGCACCGCGGCGCACGGGAGCAAGCCCGGGCGCTGCTGCAGCGGTTCGAACAGATCCTGCCGGAAACGAAATTCCCCTTTCCCAGCTTCGCGGCCGCGCTCGAGCTTACCCGCTGTTACTGGCAGGCGGGCGACACCATGCAGGTGCGTGCCCGGCTGGAGCAGGCGGCACGCCAGCGCCGTCTGCGACCGGAGCAGGGGGTTGAAATTGCCAAATTCTATTGGCATCTTTTGCAGGATGGTCCGCGCGCGCAGGAGGTGCTGACCAGAATCCTGGCGCGGCTGCCGCAGTATCAACCGGCGCGCGAGCTGCAGGCCGAGATTGCAAGCCACCGCTGA
- a CDS encoding TIGR01777 family oxidoreductase, whose translation MKVLVTGSTGLIGSALITALHAQGHQVVRLVRQPVVSNEPAVKWDPAAGTIDAAGLEGLDAVVHLAGESIASRWTAAKKRRIRDSRVAGTQLLAQTLAALKQPPRTLISVSAIGYYGDRGDMILREDSGPGTGFLAETSVAWEQAAQPAVQAGIRVAHPRIGIVLTTAGGALQQMLLPFRLGIGGVLGSGKQYWSWIAFEDVIGGLLYALHNENLRGPFNLVAPQPVTNREFTKTLGRVLARPTFLPAPEFALRLLLGEMAEGLLFASARVEPAKLLDMGYRFRYPALEEALRALFR comes from the coding sequence ATGAAGGTATTGGTCACCGGCTCGACCGGGCTGATCGGCTCGGCGTTGATTACAGCCCTGCATGCGCAGGGGCATCAAGTGGTGCGACTCGTACGGCAACCGGTCGTGAGCAATGAGCCTGCGGTAAAATGGGATCCTGCGGCCGGTACCATCGATGCCGCCGGCCTGGAAGGACTCGATGCCGTCGTGCATCTCGCCGGCGAGAGCATTGCCAGCCGTTGGACCGCCGCCAAAAAACGGCGCATCCGCGACAGTCGCGTCGCCGGCACGCAACTGCTGGCGCAAACGCTTGCCGCTCTCAAACAGCCACCCAGGACGCTGATCAGCGTCTCAGCCATTGGCTATTACGGCGACCGCGGCGACATGATTTTGCGGGAGGATAGCGGCCCGGGCACGGGCTTTCTTGCCGAAACCAGCGTGGCATGGGAACAGGCGGCACAACCGGCTGTGCAAGCCGGCATCCGTGTGGCGCATCCCCGTATCGGCATCGTCCTCACCACTGCCGGTGGGGCGTTGCAGCAAATGCTGCTGCCCTTCCGCCTGGGGATCGGTGGCGTACTGGGCAGCGGCAAACAGTATTGGAGTTGGATTGCCTTCGAGGACGTGATCGGCGGGTTGCTGTATGCCCTGCACAATGAGAATCTCCGCGGCCCGTTCAATCTCGTTGCGCCGCAACCGGTCACCAATCGCGAATTCACCAAAACGCTGGGTCGCGTGCTTGCCCGGCCAACTTTCCTGCCGGCGCCGGAGTTTGCGCTGCGCCTGCTGCTCGGTGAAATGGCTGAAGGCCTGCTGTTCGCCAGTGCGCGCGTCGAGCCGGCAAAGTTGCTGGACATGGGCTACCGGTTCCGCTATCCAGCCCTGGAAGAGGCCCTGCGCGCGTTGTTCAGATGA
- a CDS encoding VOC family protein, translated as MAATPVVHFEIMGKDARKLQSFYGKLFGWEIQNLEAMNYGLVQPIANGTEVGKGSIGGGIGQTGDGAPGYVTVYVQVDDTDAYLKKAESLGAKTIMPTTEIPNMVTFALFQDPEGNLIGLVKG; from the coding sequence ATGGCAGCAACACCGGTGGTCCATTTCGAAATCATGGGCAAAGACGCCAGAAAGTTGCAGAGCTTTTACGGCAAGCTTTTTGGCTGGGAGATTCAAAACCTCGAGGCGATGAACTACGGCCTGGTGCAACCGATCGCCAACGGCACGGAAGTCGGCAAGGGCAGCATCGGCGGCGGCATCGGCCAGACCGGGGACGGCGCGCCGGGTTATGTCACCGTGTACGTCCAAGTCGACGACACCGACGCCTACCTCAAGAAGGCCGAGAGCCTGGGCGCCAAGACCATCATGCCGACCACCGAGATTCCCAACATGGTGACCTTCGCGCTGTTCCAAGATCCCGAGGGCAACCTCATCGGTTTGGTGAAGGGTTGA